Part of the Candidatus Wallbacteria bacterium genome is shown below.
TCCATAATAACCTCCTAGACTACGTTTCTCCAGAATTTGGGTGAAACGCCAGTGTCTTGTGCTTCCTTGTGTGTGAGAGAAACAGGGTTATGCTCGCGCAGTTCCAGCCATTTCTCCACTGAGCTTCTCCTGAACCTGATCTGGCCGGCCAGGGTAAGATAAGGGATGTCGGGGAGCAGCTCATATATAACATCCAGCGGGATTCTCAGGAATCCCGCCAGTTCAACGGGAGTCAGAATTTCCGAGGGAGCGCTCCCTGCGGAATTCTGTTCCCTGGATTCAAAGGAAGCAGCGAGTTTGTCGCAGAGCATTTCCGGGACAGGCAGATTATCCTTCCGGTCAATGCTCTTCATTGTGGCCCGGATTGTAGAGATTTTTCCTGAGCATTCACTGCAGGTTGAAAGGTGCTGCTCCACTTCCCGGATTTCCTCGCCAGTCGCTTCTCCGTAAATATAGGTGACAATGATTTCTTCGCTCAGATGCTTCATGTTTCTCTCCTCTTCATGATTTCTCCCAGTTCAGATACAGCCGCGAACATCCTGGATTTGACGGTTCCCACCGGGATCTCCAGGACTTCAGCGATCTCCTGGAACTTCAGGTCCTGAAAGTGTTTCAGTTCAAACACCGCCCGTTTCTCCTCTGAGAGCAGAGCCAGCAGTTCGCAGATCCCGGTATCGTCTCTCTGCACTTCAGCCGCCTGCAGGCTTTCAAAGATCGGGATTATCTTGATCTTTGAAGCTTCCCTGGATCTGAAATACAGATGCCTTGCGATCATATAGGCCCAGGGCAGGAAGTCCCTGGTCCTGTCATAGCTTCCACCAGAGCGGAAGATGGCCAGGAAAAAATCCTGGCAGCAGTCTTCGGCTTCATACTGATCAGCTCCCAGGTGCCTGAACATCCGGTAGAATCTCGGGGTCAGGAGTCTGACCAGCTCCGGGAAGGCTGCGGATTTCCCGGAGAGGAATTCCAGGTAGATTTTTTTCGCTTGTTCTCTCATCAACTAACAATATCCGAAAAAAGATCGAAAGGTTCAAATTATTTAGGAAAAAAATGGAAATATCCCGTAAAACTTATATGATTAAAGTAAGGATATACTGAATTCAGTCTGAGGCGGAAAATGGACAAAATCACACCCATCAGCGAATTGAAGCTCCAGCAGATTCAGAAGACCAAGGCTTTAAAGCCGGTCGGAAAAGACGATTCGGAAACTAAGGGTTGGAAAAAGGTTAAACAGAGACCAAATTCCCAATCCGCTTGCAAGGATTCCGGCATTGGACAGAAATTAGACATCAAAATCTGATATTTCTTGAAAAAACTGAAACTTTTAGGTATAATCGGAGTAAGATAAAAAATAAAAATGCATTTTGTAATATGTTTTTATCATAAAATGCATCATTCAAGGAGGACAAAATGAGTATAAGAAGAGGTATCTGCGTATTCCTGATCCTTGCAGTTACACTGGGAATGCTTCCTGTTCCAGGAGTTACTACACCAGCCTACGCCGCAGGCATCATCGATTTTCTGGCCTGGGGCACTCAACTGGCTGCCGATATTCTTAAAATAATTCCCGGCTGCGCACTGGCAGCCAATATCTGCCAGATTGTTGCGAATGCGTTAAAAAACTTCCCCAAGGGAGCTTTCGGCAGAGCCTGCTGTAAAATTAATTCCTCCCAGCAGGGCAATTTCCAAGCCCTGAATGATAAAGCCCGCAGCACAAACGCTCTCACCAAAGTCGAGAATGCCTCGCTTTCTCAGTATTACAACCTGATTGAAATATTTGCGGAAAAGGACTCGGAAACCATTGCCCTTGGAGCAGCCAAAGATTACAATCAGTTGAATTCCCTTGTGGAGCAGACAGCAAGAGTAGTCAATCTGAAGGGCGATGAGCTTCTCAAGAATGTAGCCTCCATCCAGAGCGCCATCCAGCCCAAACAGGCTGAAGCTGTTGCAGCCAGTTTCAAAAACATCACCAACCAGATCCAGTCCTGCTGCAGCAATTCAGGCTGCGACCTGAATAAACTGGCGAGCCAGATCATTTCCGAAGCTTCCACTGCTGTCAATAATCAGATCAACCCGCTGAGCATAATCAAGCCCGCTACAACCCTGGTGACAGCTACTAATGGAACCTTCATCAACAGCAGCTTCAATTCAGCCAAGGAGCTCAGCATCAGTAACCAGGAAAAGAACCTGACCCAGCTCGAAGCAAAATACCGCGACACCTTAGGTTCAGGGGTCAATGAAGACAGTCTGGCCCAGCTCCGCACCCAGATTGTTGATGCCAAGAATAACATTTGCAAAGCCAAGTATCTCTGATATAATAAAATCTATGGAATACAATTTAAAAAAGAAGGAGGGATTTTCCCTCCTTCTCGTTGTTTTGTGCGGTTTCTGTTTTCTGGCAATCATCAGCTACGCTTTCATGACAGCTTCCACTTCTGAACGCAAGCAGCTGATTTACAACCTGGAAGGCGACAGGGCCAGAGCCCTGGCTGAAGCAGGCTTGAAATCCGCCCTGACCAATGTCCTGGAAAACGCCAATTCCGCAGAAACCGAAATCTACAAATGGTTCCGCAATGCAAACGACAAAAAACCTGCCGGCTTCACTGTCAAAGTAAAGGATGACGCCCTGAAGCTTTTCCCGGATATGAAGGGCAGAGTCAAGATGGAAGTGGATGATGTGAAAGTGGAAATGGAAGTTTTGAAGGCATTCCCTGACAATGCTAAAAATCAGCTTGACTCAGATAAACTCGAAAAAAACGGGATGGTCAAATTAACAGTCAAGTCCAAATATGGCTCAGAAAAGTTCCAGATCATAGCCGCATATGACTTCAAGGTCGCACTGATCATGTTTCCCCAGTTCAAGAGCGGTCAGCTCAAGGATACAGGCCAGCTGAACAAATTCGCAGTGCTGATCAGGGGAGGCAAATCCTATATCGACGGCAAACCAGAACTGACTCCTGAAATGAAAGTGGTTAATGATGAACTGCAGCAGGGTTTTCTGGCATTTGGAAACAACACTTTCCCAGGTTTCACAGGCACTCCTGAAGTGGACGAGGTTCTGGAAGCATTCGGCAGCGACAGCGATGTGATCGAAATTGGTACATCAGAAGTAATTGCCAATTTCAAGTATAAAAACACCAAATTCATGAAATTCAACACTAAGTATATTTATTACAATAACCCGGAATTATCAAAACTGGAAAATCTGGATCTTACTCTTTCCTCCATCCCCTATGAAAAAGTGGCACGCTGGTTCATCACAGGCGATTCGTTTCTGGATTTTTCGCTGAGAGACTCCACGCTCAAGCTGGATGGAATTGAGCTTGTGGACGACGGCTTCACTCTTACGGCAGCACTTAGTTTTGAAGGATACAGCCTGACCCTCACTAAAAATGCAGTCAACCTCAGAAGAGCTGTTGAAAAAAAAGGTGACAACTCAGGCTGGCTGATAGCCAATCTCTGGAATAAAACTTCAGGCGGTGACCCGAATATCTGTGTTGGACCTGAACCGGTTTCAGTAAATCTGGCTGCGCTCTGGGGTGAAATCAAGGCCCTTGACCCCAAGCGGGCGATTCAGGTTGCCGGAAGCCTGCTGGCGAATGTGATAACCCGCGTCGACGGAACTGCAATCAATGGCCAGATGACCCGGGATGCCAACCTTCTTTTCCCATTCTCTCCTGACAAGAAAAAACTGGCTTATTCTGTTTCAGTCTGCCATGGCCCAAGCTATTATCAGCTGCAGAGGTATTGATGAATAAAGGTTTTACACTACCCGAAATACTGATTGCGATTGTTTTCTTTGTGATCGGATTTTTCGCACTTTCCCTTTTGTTCGATACTTCCAACAAGCAGGTTTACACGGCACAGGATGATTTGTTTGCCTATTGCATAGCCCGTGAGCGCCTGTCCTGGATGAGCGAGACTGATTTCAGCCAGGTCGGAGGCATGCACGATCTCCTGTCGCAGACTGCGCTTACAAACGGCTATTTTTATTATGATCTCAACAACAATAAGAAGCAGGCAGTTTATCCTGCACTCTATGCCAAGTTCTACATTCAGCCCAAAATTGAAGATCTGGGAAAGTTTAAGAGACTGCTGGTCAAAGTGGAATACAAGCTGAAAATGGACGATCCGGAATCCAGAGAGGTCGTACTGGAAAGGATAGTTTCCAATGAATAAGCGCAGAGGATTTTCTTTTATAGAAGTGATGGTGGTGCTGGGGATCGGCGTTTTCTTCATGGGCGTGGTCTATACATTCTGGCACAAGGGGATGGGATTCATCTCACGCGGCAGCTATTTTCTGCAGATGCAGCGCGGCGCCAGATTCACCATGGAAAAGATCGAGGACGACCTTGAGCAATGCGCTTATTTTAAACCTGATCAGCCCTTTTCCATAAAAGTCGCGTCAGGGGAGATCGAATTCTGGAAATATTCGGACAAGCTGGAATCCGAAGGCAGGCCCAAACTCCAGAAAGTGAACTATAAACTTGAGAAAGACCCGAAAACAGACAGCGGCCAGATTGTACGAACTGTGACTGAAGATTCTGCCATCATCAAGCGCGAGAAGTTCGGGGACTTTTTCGTGAAAGCGGAATTCGAACCATACAAACTCAAGATCGGTTCCATTTCCACTCTCATGAGTGACAGATATTTCATCAGGGTCTATTTAGAGGCATATACTAAAGGCTACCAGGAGAAAGAACAGACTCTGCAGATAGTCACATCATTCGATCTGAAAACTCCGAACGGAAATTTCAGGGATTATTATTATTTACACAACCCTGTCAGTAAAAGGGACGTTCCTTAACCTGTTTTTTTCCTGATTTTCTGAATTATTTCTTTGGCAGCAGGGCTGATCAGAAATTCAAATGTCGTCTGTGGCACCATCTTTTTTACTGTACCAAAGTCCTTGTTTTTCAAAGCAGCTCTGACAGTCGATGCGCTGATGATCCGGCCGTCAAAAATCTTGCTGCGGGAGATTTCTGTAAGCTTGATCTGATGGGAAGGCAGGATTTTTTTCATTGCTTCATTGTACGCGGCAGTGGTCAGGCAGAAGTCTTCAGTCCCTACGAATCTCTGCCTGATCCTGAGGACTGGGGCCAGGCGGAGGGCAAAGATTTTCAGATCAAGCTCTGCCTGCTGCCGCACCAGTTCACCCGGCTGATCGCTTTTCAGAAAATAGGTGGGGAAAGTGGAGGATGAAACCACATACCTGCCTCCGCAAAGCACTGCTGCATTTTTCAGATCAGCAGTACCCTTTCTCACCAGTTCAAGCCT
Proteins encoded:
- a CDS encoding prepilin-type N-terminal cleavage/methylation domain-containing protein — encoded protein: MNKRRGFSFIEVMVVLGIGVFFMGVVYTFWHKGMGFISRGSYFLQMQRGARFTMEKIEDDLEQCAYFKPDQPFSIKVASGEIEFWKYSDKLESEGRPKLQKVNYKLEKDPKTDSGQIVRTVTEDSAIIKREKFGDFFVKAEFEPYKLKIGSISTLMSDRYFIRVYLEAYTKGYQEKEQTLQIVTSFDLKTPNGNFRDYYYLHNPVSKRDVP
- a CDS encoding RNA polymerase sigma factor; this encodes MREQAKKIYLEFLSGKSAAFPELVRLLTPRFYRMFRHLGADQYEAEDCCQDFFLAIFRSGGSYDRTRDFLPWAYMIARHLYFRSREASKIKIIPIFESLQAAEVQRDDTGICELLALLSEEKRAVFELKHFQDLKFQEIAEVLEIPVGTVKSRMFAAVSELGEIMKRRET
- a CDS encoding prepilin-type N-terminal cleavage/methylation domain-containing protein produces the protein MNKGFTLPEILIAIVFFVIGFFALSLLFDTSNKQVYTAQDDLFAYCIARERLSWMSETDFSQVGGMHDLLSQTALTNGYFYYDLNNNKKQAVYPALYAKFYIQPKIEDLGKFKRLLVKVEYKLKMDDPESREVVLERIVSNE
- a CDS encoding zf-HC2 domain-containing protein → MKHLSEEIIVTYIYGEATGEEIREVEQHLSTCSECSGKISTIRATMKSIDRKDNLPVPEMLCDKLAASFESREQNSAGSAPSEILTPVELAGFLRIPLDVIYELLPDIPYLTLAGQIRFRRSSVEKWLELREHNPVSLTHKEAQDTGVSPKFWRNVV